GCTGGACGTCCGTGTTCAACCACCTGGTGGATTACCTCGACCCCGATGGCACCGCCGCCAACGTGATCGTGGTGGGCAGCCCCATCAGCCCGTACGTGCGCGCCGTTCGCATCGCACTGGCGGAGAAGGGCGTGGCTTACACGCTCAAGGCGGTGGCGCCGCATACGCCCGATATCGATGCCTTGCATCCGTTCGGCAGGATCCCGGCGATGTACGACGGCCCGCTGGAGTTCTATGAGACGCGCGCCATTCTGCGCTACATCGATGAAGCGTTCGACGGTCCCAGCCTGCTTCCCCAGAGCGGCGTCACCTCGCGTGCGCGCGCCGAACAGTGGTACAGCGTGATGGATGACTATGGCTATGACGCCATCGTCAAGCGCTTTGTACTGCAGTACCTGTTCCCCGCCTCGGCGGACAAGCAACCGGATCGCACCATCATCGATGCTGCCTTGCCCGACATCGATCGCGTGTTGGCCACGCTCGACGCCGCCTACGGCAAGCGCGACTATCTTGTGGGCAACGCCCCGTGCATGGCGGACTACCTTGCCGCGCCGCTGTTGTACTCGCTGTCTCGCATGCCGGAAGGCCCGGCGCTGCTTGCCAAGTATCCCAACGTGCAGCGCGCGCAGGCGGTGATGCAGGCCCGGCCCAGCTTCATCGCGGCCGAGCCGGA
This genomic interval from Dyella japonica A8 contains the following:
- a CDS encoding SRPBCC domain-containing protein, which encodes MTTQAATFELEMTRFIRAPRDKVFEALTDEAAMAVWHCPRGMHMGEVSSDLRVGGRYHITMAGKDGSTHGASGTYQAIERPSFLAYTWAWDGAGDAAARTTLIEVTLTEKDHGTQLHMRHTGFPDAATRDDHNQGWTSVFNHLVDYLDPDGTAANVIVVGSPISPYVRAVRIALAEKGVAYTLKAVAPHTPDIDALHPFGRIPAMYDGPLEFYETRAILRYIDEAFDGPSLLPQSGVTSRARAEQWYSVMDDYGYDAIVKRFVLQYLFPASADKQPDRTIIDAALPDIDRVLATLDAAYGKRDYLVGNAPCMADYLAAPLLYSLSRMPEGPALLAKYPNVQRAQAVMQARPSFIAAEPDLAGKADATNVTPLRKASAA